A genomic region of Vitis vinifera cultivar Pinot Noir 40024 chromosome 7, ASM3070453v1 contains the following coding sequences:
- the LOC100853530 gene encoding growth-regulating factor 1 — protein sequence MDFGLVGLEGLVGPEDVAPSQVAETETKQMGLGSGLGKQEISGSLQDDWADSKMARTDDFGASITMSLQHGTSLLRSNSLLSDDGGAQQHMLSFSSPKSEMSFLGKDGRLVDRGAKTTAFPYYQPTPSAYNRNAGFGSGSLNTSMHGAFAGVRGPFTPSQWIELEHQALIYKYITANVPVPSNLLIPIRKSLNPFGLSGSSSTSLAHNSLSWGSFHLGFSGNTDPEPGRCRRTDGKKWRCSRDAVADQKYCERHINRGRHRSRKPVEGQTGHAVSGPTNSKVVPMPSTMSASVMSSGGASNSLAIAQNQFKSLQPVAANPSADTLVNRLQEPQGLSMISPTIDLKSRDTPFSISKLPIPFEESPQSEFGFVSSDSLLNPSERGSYMNSRNYTPFLDFSDQETQDQHPFRQFIDDWPKDQSNRSDIAWPEELKSDWTQLSISIPMSSSDFSSSSSSPTQEKLAFSPLRLSRELDPVQMGLGVSSDLSAPTQKQTNWIPISWGSSMGGPLGEVLTTSANNMGACKNSSALNLMTEGWDGSPQIGSSPTGVLQKATFGSLSNSSSGSSPTTENKKIHERASHCEDMLGSTLATSSSIPSL from the exons ATGGATTTTGGTCTGGTGGGTCTGGAGGGTTTGGTGGGGCCAGAAGATGTGGCTCCTTCTCAGGTAGCAGAGACTGAGACCAAGCAAATGGGTCTTGGATCTGGGTTGGGCAAGCAGGAGATATCTGGGTCTCTTCAGGATGACTGGGCGGACTCTAAAATGGCGAGAACTGATGATTTCGGGGCCTCAATAACAATGTCGCTCCAGCACGGGACTTCCTTGCTGAGATCTAATTCGCTGCTCTCCGATGATGGTGGTGCACAGCAGCACATGCTGAGCTTCTCTTCACCCAAATCAGAAATGTCCTTTCTCGGCAAAGATGGCAGATTGGTGGACAGGGGCGCAAAAACCACTGCCTTTCCTTACTATCAACCCACACCTTCTGCGTATAATAGAAATGCAG GTTTTGGCTCTGGAAGCTTAAATACAAGCATGCATGGGGCTTTTGCTGGGGTTAGAGGGCCGTTCACTCCATCTCAGTGGATTGAGCTGGAACACCAGGCCTTGATCTATAAGTACATCACTGCAAATGTGCCTGTTCCATCCAATTTGCTCATCCCCATCAGAAAATCCCTCAATCCATTCGGATTGTCGGGCTCGTCTTCCACCTCCTTGGCTCACAATTCAC TAAGTTGGGGCTCTTTTCACCTGGGTTTCTCCGGAAACACTGACCCTGAGCCTGGGAGGTGTCGTCGAACGGATGGGAAGAAATGGCGGTGCTCAAGAGACGCTGTTGCTGATCAGAAATACTGTGAAAGGCACATAAACAGGGGTCGCCATCGTTCAAGAAAGCCTGTGGAAGGCCAGACTGGCCATGCCGTCTCTGGACCCACTAATTCGAAGGTGGTGCCGATGCCTTCCACCATGTCAGCATCGGTAATGTCCAGCGGCGGTGCATCCAACAGCCTTGCTATTGCACAGAATCAGTTCAAGAGCTTGCAGCCTGTTGCTGCCAATCCTTCTGCAGACACCCTCGTCAACAG ATTGCAAGAGCCCCAGGGCCTCTCCATGATATCCCCCACTATCGACCTCAAATCTAGAGACACCCCATTTTCCATTTCTAAGCTACCTATCCCATTTGAAGAATCCCCTCAATCAGAATTTGGATTTGTCTCCTCAGACTCCCTCCTGAATCCTTCTGAAAGGGGCTCCTACATGAATTCTAGAAATTATACTCCTTTTCTGGACTTCAGTGACCAAGAAACCCAAGACCAACATCCATTTCGCCAATTCATTGATGACTGGCCCAAGGACCAATCAAATCGTTCGGACATTGCCTGGCCTGAAGAACTAAAATCAGACTGGACCCAGCTCTCAATATCAATCCCTATGAGCTCCTCAGACTTTTCGTCATCCTCATCCTCACCCACACAAGAGAAACTTGCCTTCTCGCCACTGAGGCTATCTCGTGAGCTTGATCCAGTCCAAATGGGTTTGGGGGTGAGTAGTGACCTCAGTGCACCAACCCAAAAGCAGACCAACTGGATACCCATCTCTTGGGGATCATCAATGGGGGGTCCTCTAGGAGAAGTCTTGACTACCTCTGCTAACAACATGGGAGCCTGCAAGAACTCATCAGCCCTTAACCTCATGACTGAAGGATGGGATGGAAGCCCTCAAATAGGATCTTCTCCCACAGGGGTGTTGCAGAAGGCTACTTTTGGTTCACTCTCAAACAGCAGTTCAGGTAGCAGCCCAACAACTGAAAACAAAAAGATCCATGAGAGGGCTAGCCATTGTGAGGACATGCTCGGTTCCACCCTTGCAACTTCATCCTCTATTCCATCCTTGTAA
- the LOC104878442 gene encoding basic leucine zipper 4, protein MMSSETMLVSPFPSFEGGFTPWDSQELFSIFQSQEPVLSNSGSDESNRKPVNSNSGSDGPNRKPLHSNSGSDGPNREDSAAEERKRRRMISNRESARRSRMRKQKHIENLRNQLNQLRIQNRELTNRLRSFTYHSHLVDSDNVQLRSEAIILRRKLSEFRQILVFRQLQRQISSAWPCNSVTTSVNEQTPSLIT, encoded by the coding sequence ATGATGTCATCAGAAACTATGCTCGTAAGCCCATTTCCGTCTTTCGAGGGTGGCTTCACGCCCTGGGACAGCCAGGAACTTTTTTCCATCTTCCAATCACAAGAGCCGGTTCTTTCGAATTCCGGGTCCGATGAGTCGAACAGGAAGCCTGTCAATTCGAATTCCGGTTCGGATGGCCCGAACCGGAAACCCTTGCATTCAAACTCCGGTTCAGATGGGCCGAACCGGGAGGATTCAGCTGCGGAGGAGCGTAAGCGGAGGCGGATGATATCGAACCGGGAATCGGCGCGGCGGTCTCGGATGCGTAAACAAAAGCACATAGAAAACCTGAGGAACCAGTTGAACCAGCTTAGGATCCAAAACCGGGAACTCACCAACCGGTTACGCTCCTTTACTTATCATTCCCACCTGGTAGACAGTGATAACGTGCAGCTCCGCTCGGAGGCTATTATCCTCCGGCGGAAGCTGTCGGAATTCCGGCAAATATTAGTTTTCCGGCAACTGCAGCGGCAGATCTCCTCTGCATGGCCATGCAATAGTGTCACCACCTCCGTCAACGAACAAACCCCATCATTAATCACGTAA
- the LOC100265993 gene encoding phytosulfokines 3 yields MSPKVATFFILALFLCSTLTYAARPQPASPHDFPGKTQHGGVEAERAEVVDGNCEGVGEDECLMRRTLAAHIDYIYTQKEKP; encoded by the exons ATGTCTCCCAAGGTTGCCACCTTCTTCATACTAGCTCTCTTCCTCTGCTCCACCCTGACCTACGCCGCCCGCCCACAGCCAGCCTCTCCCCACGATTTTCCTGGGAAAACTCAACACGGG GGCGTTGAAGCTGAGCGTGCTGAGGTGGTGGATGGAAACTGCGAAGGTGTTGGAGAAGACGAGTGCTTGATGAGAAGAACCCTTGCAGCTCACATCGATTATATCTACACCCAGAAGGAGAAGCCATGA